One window from the genome of Oryza glaberrima chromosome 3, OglaRS2, whole genome shotgun sequence encodes:
- the LOC127765620 gene encoding vicilin-like seed storage protein At2g18540, translating to MHGDTTPRHPHVARAPPIACLYIIDRRGLSASPRIAPHTAGRSIGQKKRAERWGRMAVAAATVRWLVLLLAVSAAATASREKWWHGAGGEASGGGHLVQKEWRRVVAASDAGLVTAVDVADAAGTAYRLHFITMSPGTLFLPVQLHADMVFYVHSGRGKVTYIEEGDSESSSLQVERGDVYNFDQGTILYIQSNACGTRERLQIYAIFTSDSINADDPRHPTSEVYSCVSDLLKGFEVEVLRPGFGVPREVVESIKSTKTPPAIIPYNPEEEDEDDSSNWTEEITDALWGVRDPHFLNKKKKDKQKDKHKGKDKKSKSKAFNFYSGKPDVENCYGWSRSMTNRDLETLRGSSIGMFMVNLTTGAMMGPHWNPRATEIAVVTQGAGMVQIVCPSIPSGESKKHHHDEEGGRGDHGHGGGGVRCKNSLFRVKEGDVLVVPRFHPMAQISFNNDSFVFVGFSTDMGHNHPQFLAGRHSVLQVIGKEILARSLGQDNSTNVGRLLSSQRESTIMACTSCAEELERKAEEEEEGGGGKGEKEREEEERRRREKEEEERRQEEERKRREEEEKERREREEEERRQREKEEKKRREEEERRRREEEEEERRRREEEEEEQEDGRGDEPKPRREEEEGDWGERQIRLPRSLKKRFIGIKGRLSSG from the exons ATGCACGGTGACACCACGCCACGCCACCCCCacgtcgcgcgcgcgcctccCATCGCCTGCCTATACATTATCGACCGCCGAGGCCTCTCCGCTTCGCCTCGCATCGCACCCCACACCGCGGGACGATCTATCGGTCAGAAAAAGCGAGCAGAGCGGTGGGGGagaatggcggtggcggcggcgacggttcGATGGCTCGTCCTTCTCCTGGccgtgtcggcggcggccacggcgtcgCGCGAGAAGTGGTggcatggcgccggcggcgaggcgagtgGTGGCGGCCACCTCGTGCAGAAGGAGTGGCGGAGGGTGGTCGCCGCGAGCGACGCTGGCCTGGTGACGGCCGTGGATGTCGCCGACGCGGCCGGCACCGCGTACCGGCTGCACTTCATCACGATGAGCCCCGGGACGCTGTTCCTCCCCGTGCAGCTGCACGCCGACATGGTGTTCTACGTGCACAGCG GGAGGGGCAAGGTGACTTACATAGAAGAAGGGGACAGTGAATCAAGTTCGCTTCAGGTGGAGAGGGGGGACGTCTACAACTTCGATCAGGGTACCATCCTCTACATTCAGAGTAACGCATGCGGCACGAGAGAGCGCCTTCAAATTTACGCCATCTTCACCAGCGACAGCATCAACGCTGATGACCCAAGG CATCCGACATCAGAAGTTTATTCCTGTGTCAGTGACCTGTTGAAAGGATTTGAAGTAGAAGTCCTTCGACCGGGCTTCGGG GTTCCCCGCGAAGTTGTGGAATCCATCAAATCGACCAAAACCCCGCCGGCGATCATACCGTATAAtccagaggaggaggacgaggacgactcGTCAAATTGGACGGAGGAAATCACCGACGCGCTGTGGGGAGTGCGAGATCCTCACTTcctgaacaagaagaagaaggacaaACAAAAGGACAAGCACAAGGGCAAGGACAAGAAGTCCAAGAGCAAGGCCTTCAACTTCTACTCCGGCAAGCCGGACGTCGAGAACTGCTACGGATGGAGCAGATCGATGACCAACCGAGACCTCGAGACCTTGCGGGGATCCAGCATTGGCATGTTCATGGTGAACCTGACCACG GGCGCCATGATGGGACCTCACTGGAACCCGAGAGCGACCGAGATCGCCGTCGTGACCCAGGGCGCGGGGATGGTGCAGATAGTCTGTCCCAGCATCCCGTCCGGCGAGAGCAAGAAGCATCACCACGATGAGGAGGGCGGCCGTGGCGAtcacggccacggcggcggcggcgtccggtgCAAGAACTCGTTGTTCAGGGTGAAGGAAGGCGACGTGCTCGTGGTGCCGCGGTTCCACCCCATGGCGCAGATATCCTTCAACAACGACTCGTTCGTGTTCGTCGGGTTCAGCACCGACATGGGCCACAACCACCCGCAGTTCCTCGCCGGGAGGCACTCCGTCCTGCAGGTGATCGGCAAGGAGATTCTGGCGCGGTCGCTCGGCCAGGACAACTCCACCAACGTCGGGAGGCTGCTGTCGTCGCAGCGCGAGTCGACGATAATGGCGTGCACCTCCTGCGCGGAGGAGCTGGAgaggaaggcggaggaggaggaagagggtggtggagggaagggggagaaagagcgggaggaggaagagaggaggcggcgggagaaagaggaggaagaaaggagacaagaagaggagaggaagaggagggaagaagaagagaaggaaaggagagagcgggaggaggaggaaaggaggcagagggagaaggaagagaagaagaggagggaggaagaagagcggaggaggagagaagaggaagaagaagagcggaggaggagagaggaagaggaggaggagcaagaggATGGAAGAGGAGATGAGCCAAAACCgaggagggaagaggaggaaggagactGGGGAGAGCGGCAGATTCGTTTGCCCAGGAGCTTGAAAAAACGCTTCATTGGTATCAAGGGCAGGCTCTCCAGTGGCTAA